The Enterobacter asburiae genome window below encodes:
- a CDS encoding SMI1/KNR4 family protein yields MNNIINCEKKIGRADIAKTEEKLSITLPDDFVSHYLQFNGGTPEKSWWDGDEDFEPIEVAAFKPFVYNSQTNNAPGSLIDGCYISMVDREVIPKNLLPFANDWGGNFFCLDLDNYSIVYFATDSFDEDLTMQENHTNLQRYLTNSFANFVNGLVAEEDLS; encoded by the coding sequence ATGAATAATATCATTAACTGTGAAAAAAAGATCGGACGTGCAGATATTGCTAAAACGGAAGAGAAATTATCTATTACTCTTCCGGATGATTTCGTTTCACATTATCTGCAATTTAATGGTGGCACTCCAGAGAAAAGTTGGTGGGACGGTGATGAAGATTTTGAGCCAATAGAGGTGGCTGCGTTTAAGCCGTTTGTTTATAATAGTCAGACAAATAATGCCCCTGGATCTTTAATTGACGGTTGCTATATCAGCATGGTGGATAGGGAAGTGATTCCTAAAAATCTGCTTCCTTTCGCAAATGATTGGGGAGGGAATTTCTTCTGCCTGGATTTAGATAATTACTCAATTGTATATTTTGCTACAGATTCTTTTGATGAGGATTTGACTATGCAAGAGAATCACACAAATCTTCAAAGATATCTGACAAATTCATTTGCTAACTTTGTTAACGGATTAGTAGCAGAAGAGGATCTTTCTTAA
- a CDS encoding YciI family protein, whose protein sequence is MSTVYIVILTYIKPLEEIDAAIPAHVEWLKKGYVEGIFLASGRRIPRNGGVILAKCESLTSLEERLREDPFQALKLATVEIIPFEPSMKTELLENVF, encoded by the coding sequence ATGAGCACCGTTTACATTGTCATTTTGACCTATATAAAACCACTCGAAGAAATCGATGCAGCGATACCTGCTCATGTTGAGTGGCTAAAAAAGGGGTATGTAGAGGGGATTTTCCTGGCGTCCGGTAGACGGATCCCAAGAAATGGCGGTGTCATTCTCGCTAAGTGCGAGAGTCTTACCTCTCTTGAAGAGCGCTTACGCGAGGATCCTTTTCAGGCGTTAAAGCTTGCGACTGTTGAAATCATTCCCTTTGAACCCAGCATGAAAACAGAACTCCTGGAAAATGTGTTTTAA
- the ychF gene encoding redox-regulated ATPase YchF has protein sequence MGFKCGIVGLPNVGKSTLFNALTKAGIEAANFPFCTIEPNTGVVPMPDPRLDQLAEIVKPQRILPTTMEFVDIAGLVKGASKGEGLGNQFLTNIRETEAIGHVVRCFENDNIIHVNNKVDPADDIEVINTELALSDLDTCERAIHRVQKKAKGGDKDAKAELAALEKCLPQLENAGMLRALKNLTEEDKAAIKYLSFLTLKPTMYIANVNEDGFENNPYLDKVREIAAAEGSVVVAVCAAVESDIAELDDADREEFMAELGLEEPGLNRVIRAGYELLNLQTYFTAGVKEVRAWTIPVGATAPQAAGKIHTDFEKGFIRAQTIAFEDFITYKGEQGAKEAGKMRAEGKDYIVKDGDVMNFLFNV, from the coding sequence ATGGGATTCAAATGCGGTATCGTCGGTCTGCCAAACGTGGGCAAATCCACCCTGTTTAACGCGCTTACCAAAGCGGGTATCGAAGCGGCGAACTTCCCGTTCTGTACCATCGAACCTAACACCGGCGTTGTGCCAATGCCGGACCCGCGTCTGGACCAGCTCGCGGAAATCGTTAAGCCGCAGCGCATTCTGCCAACCACCATGGAATTCGTGGACATCGCGGGCCTGGTAAAAGGCGCATCCAAAGGTGAAGGCCTGGGTAACCAGTTCCTGACCAACATTCGTGAAACCGAAGCGATCGGCCACGTTGTGCGCTGCTTCGAGAACGACAACATCATCCACGTAAACAACAAAGTGGATCCGGCTGACGACATCGAGGTCATCAACACCGAGCTGGCGCTCTCTGACCTCGACACCTGCGAACGCGCGATTCACCGCGTGCAGAAGAAAGCCAAAGGCGGCGACAAGGACGCGAAAGCGGAACTGGCTGCGCTGGAAAAATGCCTGCCACAGCTGGAAAACGCCGGCATGCTGCGCGCGCTGAAAAACCTGACTGAAGAAGACAAGGCGGCGATCAAATACCTGAGCTTCCTGACCCTGAAGCCAACCATGTACATCGCCAACGTTAACGAAGACGGTTTTGAAAACAACCCGTACCTGGACAAAGTGCGTGAAATCGCAGCGGCTGAAGGTTCTGTGGTTGTGGCTGTTTGCGCTGCCGTTGAATCCGATATTGCCGAGCTGGACGACGCCGACCGTGAAGAGTTCATGGCCGAGCTGGGTCTGGAAGAACCTGGCCTGAACCGCGTCATTCGTGCAGGCTATGAGCTGCTGAACCTGCAGACCTACTTCACCGCTGGCGTGAAAGAAGTGCGTGCGTGGACGATCCCTGTGGGTGCGACTGCACCTCAGGCGGCCGGTAAGATCCACACCGACTTCGAGAAAGGCTTTATTCGTGCGCAGACTATCGCGTTTGAAGACTTTATCACCTACAAGGGTGAGCAAGGCGCGAAAGAAGCAGGCAAGATGCGTGCGGAAGGGAAAGATTACATCGTTAAAGATGGCGATGTGATGAACTTCCTGTTTAACGTTTGA
- the ychH gene encoding stress-induced protein YchH — MKRKNASLLGNVLMGLGLFVMVGGVGYSILNQLPQINLPQYFAHGAILSIFVGAVLWLAGARVSGHEEVCDKYWWVRHYDKRCRRDQHKHS, encoded by the coding sequence ATGAAACGCAAAAACGCTTCGTTACTCGGTAACGTACTGATGGGATTGGGGCTGTTCGTGATGGTTGGCGGCGTGGGTTATTCCATTTTAAACCAGTTACCTCAGATTAACCTCCCGCAATACTTCGCGCACGGCGCGATATTGAGCATCTTCGTTGGTGCGGTATTGTGGCTCGCCGGGGCGCGCGTGAGCGGCCATGAGGAAGTCTGCGATAAATACTGGTGGGTGCGCCACTACGATAAACGATGTCGTCGCGATCAGCATAAGCACAGCTAG
- the pth gene encoding aminoacyl-tRNA hydrolase: MTIKLIVGLANPGAEYAATRHNAGAWYVDLLAERLRAPLREEPKFFGYTSRINLAGADVRLLVPTTFMNLSGKAVAAMATFYRINPDEILVAHDELDLPPGVAKFKLGGGHGGHNGLKDIISKLGNNPNFHRLRVGIGHPGDKNKVVGFVLGKPPVSEQKLIDEAVDEAARCTEIWLKDGLTKATNRLHAFKAQ; this comes from the coding sequence GTGACGATTAAACTGATTGTCGGCCTCGCCAACCCGGGCGCAGAATACGCGGCCACCCGCCACAACGCCGGGGCATGGTACGTCGATCTGCTGGCCGAGCGGTTACGTGCTCCCCTGCGTGAAGAACCTAAATTCTTCGGGTATACCTCGCGTATCAACCTTGCTGGCGCGGATGTTCGTTTACTCGTGCCCACCACCTTTATGAACCTGAGCGGTAAAGCCGTGGCGGCAATGGCAACGTTTTATCGCATCAATCCGGATGAAATTCTGGTGGCTCACGATGAGCTGGATCTCCCGCCCGGCGTGGCAAAATTCAAACTGGGCGGCGGGCACGGCGGCCACAACGGCCTTAAAGACATCATTAGCAAGCTGGGCAATAACCCGAATTTCCACCGTTTGCGCGTTGGAATCGGCCATCCGGGCGATAAAAACAAAGTTGTCGGTTTCGTACTCGGTAAGCCCCCGGTTTCTGAGCAGAAACTGATTGACGAGGCGGTAGACGAAGCGGCGCGCTGCACCGAAATCTGGCTGAAAGATGGGTTAACCAAAGCGACAAACCGCTTGCACGCTTTCAAAGCGCAATAA
- the dauA gene encoding C4-dicarboxylic acid transporter DauA, whose product MKNVASSHVLPFRALIDACWKEKYTSSRFVRDLIAGITVGIIAIPLAMALAIGSGVAPQYGLYTSAVAGIVIALTGGSRFSVSGPTAAFVVILYPVSQQFGLAGLLVATLMSGVFLILFGLARFGRLIEYIPLSVTLGFTSGIGITIGTMQIKDFLGLQMPHVPEHYLQKVGALFMALPTANLGDAAIGIVTLGTLIVWPRLGIRLPGHLPALLLGCTVMAIVNMFGGHVATIGSQFHYVLADGSQGSGIPQLLPQLVLPWDMPGSSFTLSWDSLRALLPAAFSMAMLGAIESLLCAVVLDGMTGTKHKANSELVGQGLGNLVAPFFGGITATAAIARSAANVRAGATSPFSAVIHSVLVILALLILAPLLSWLPLSAMAALLLMVAWNMSEAHKVVNLLRRAPKDDIIVMLICMSLTVLFDMVIAISVGIVLASLLFMRRIAQMTRLSPVNVEIPDDVLVLRVIGPLFFAAAEGLFSDLESRIAGKRVVVLKWDAVPVLDAGGLDAFQRFVARLPEGCELRVSNLEFQPLRTMARAGVQPIPGRLSFYPNREAALADL is encoded by the coding sequence GTGAAAAACGTAGCCTCCTCACATGTTCTGCCCTTTCGCGCCCTCATCGACGCCTGCTGGAAAGAGAAGTACACCTCGTCACGATTTGTCCGTGACCTGATTGCCGGGATCACCGTCGGCATTATCGCCATCCCGCTGGCGATGGCGCTGGCAATTGGCAGCGGCGTTGCGCCGCAGTACGGTCTGTACACCTCGGCCGTTGCCGGGATAGTCATTGCCCTGACGGGCGGCTCGCGCTTCAGCGTCTCCGGCCCGACCGCCGCCTTCGTGGTGATCCTCTACCCGGTTTCGCAGCAGTTTGGTCTGGCAGGCCTGCTGGTCGCCACCCTGATGTCCGGCGTCTTTTTGATTTTGTTTGGTCTGGCACGCTTTGGTCGCCTGATTGAATATATTCCCCTTTCCGTGACGCTGGGGTTCACATCGGGGATTGGTATTACCATCGGAACCATGCAGATCAAAGATTTCCTCGGCCTGCAGATGCCCCACGTACCGGAACACTATCTGCAAAAAGTGGGAGCGCTGTTTATGGCGCTGCCGACGGCCAATCTGGGCGACGCCGCCATCGGGATTGTGACGCTGGGCACGCTGATCGTCTGGCCTCGCCTCGGTATTCGTCTGCCGGGCCATCTGCCCGCGCTGCTGCTGGGCTGCACGGTAATGGCTATCGTCAATATGTTCGGTGGTCACGTCGCGACTATCGGCTCGCAGTTCCACTATGTTCTGGCGGACGGTTCACAGGGCAGCGGCATTCCGCAACTGCTACCGCAGCTGGTGCTGCCGTGGGACATGCCCGGCTCCAGCTTTACCCTAAGCTGGGATTCCCTGCGCGCCCTGCTTCCCGCCGCGTTCTCTATGGCAATGCTGGGGGCGATTGAATCCCTGCTCTGCGCCGTCGTTCTGGACGGCATGACCGGCACCAAACACAAAGCCAACAGCGAGCTGGTTGGTCAGGGATTAGGCAACCTCGTCGCGCCGTTCTTCGGCGGTATTACCGCAACGGCAGCCATCGCCCGCTCTGCTGCCAACGTGCGCGCAGGGGCAACTTCACCCTTTTCGGCGGTCATCCACTCCGTGCTGGTGATCCTCGCCCTGCTGATCCTCGCCCCGCTGCTATCATGGCTGCCGCTTTCCGCCATGGCCGCCCTGCTGCTGATGGTGGCCTGGAACATGAGCGAGGCGCATAAGGTGGTGAACCTGCTTCGTCGCGCGCCGAAAGACGACATCATCGTGATGCTGATCTGCATGTCGCTGACCGTGCTGTTCGATATGGTTATCGCCATCAGCGTCGGGATCGTGCTGGCTTCCCTGCTGTTTATGCGCCGCATCGCGCAGATGACGCGCCTTTCCCCGGTTAACGTCGAGATTCCTGACGATGTACTGGTGCTGCGCGTGATTGGCCCGCTGTTCTTCGCCGCGGCGGAAGGTTTGTTCAGCGATCTGGAGTCCCGCATCGCTGGCAAACGGGTTGTGGTGCTGAAATGGGATGCCGTACCGGTGCTGGATGCAGGCGGCCTGGATGCCTTCCAGCGCTTTGTGGCACGTCTGCCGGAAGGCTGCGAGCTGCGGGTGAGTAACCTGGAGTTTCAGCCGCTGCGCACCATGGCGCGCGCCGGCGTGCAGCCTATCCCTGGCCGACTCTCCTTCTACCCTAACCGTGAAGCCGCGTTAGCGGATCTGTGA
- a CDS encoding tetratricopeptide repeat protein yields the protein MYSAYFDLEDYDEAKKWGETTLRTRGSNIDTAPSIDLGMVCYGLNQFDEAYKHFNDAYNYGKERAFKHRPKKYLEFYLGKRT from the coding sequence ATGTACAGCGCTTATTTTGATCTTGAGGATTACGATGAGGCGAAGAAATGGGGAGAGACGACGTTGCGCACACGTGGATCGAATATAGACACTGCACCATCAATCGACCTCGGCATGGTCTGTTACGGGTTGAATCAATTCGATGAAGCGTATAAACATTTCAACGATGCTTATAACTACGGCAAAGAGCGTGCGTTTAAGCATAGGCCTAAAAAATATCTGGAATTTTATTTAGGCAAAAGAACGTGA